TTGCCGCCATTTCTTCTCCTGACGGAGTTTGGATGCTCCACGCCGGGGGTTCGAATCAAAAGCTGAAATAAGTCAGGTGGGAAGCAGATCAATCGTGCATGACCGCTTCCCCACCCTGCAGAAGTTCTTCCCAGTACGACAAGCGCACCGGACGAGGCTTCAACGAACCGAAGGCTGCTTACTGCTTGGCGGCGTCGAGCTCGATGGTGAGCTGAACTGCGTCGCTCAGGATCGCCTCCGGGACTTTGGCTCCAATACCGAAGTCAAGACGATGAATGGTCGTTGTCGCCTCGAAGCCGGCATGTGGCTTCTTGTCCATCCCGGTAATCGGACCGGTGGGGCCGGAGACGTCCAGAACCACTGGCTTGGTTACGCCATGCAAGGTGAGGTTGCCGCTGACCTGCAAACCGGAGCCACCCTTGGCCACGCTGGTGCTGGTAAAGGTGGCGGTCGCGTACTTCTCAACGTCGAAGTAGTTGTCGCTCTTCAAATCGTTGTCGCGAGGGGATATGCCGGTATCCACACCCGTCACATCGATGGTGGCATTGACGCTGGACTTGGTAATGTCCTTATCGTCATAAATGATGGTGGCGTCTATCTTGCCAAAGCGGCCATGAACGTTGGAGATGGCCAGATGCTTGATGGAGAAGTCAACTTCGCTGTGTGCGGAGTCGGCCTTCCAGGAAGAGGTCTGCGCAAAGGCGACAGGAGCGATGAGGGCGAGGGCGGCCGAAGCCAGCTTGAGAACTTTCATAGAGCGATCCTTTCGTGCGAATCAATCAATTGGGGTTAAGCTGCCGATCCAGAATCTCTGGTTCGGCGAGAACGGGCCTTAGGCGATGCATCAAGGAAACCGGGGGAAACCGACGAAATCCTGCGCATTCGTGTAGCGGCACTACAAGAAGTCGCGGATATAGGATGCGCTAAGAAAATAGTTGTTGCAACAAATATTTTCGGATAAGGAGATTTTCTGATGCACGAGTGGCGTCTGGTATGCTCCGGCGTATGTCTGCTGGTTCCTTCCGCTCTATTGGAGAGCACTTTGGCCGCCTTACACGCCCGCAGCGTCACGCATTTCTGGCTTCCTTTTTGAGCTGGTCGCTGGACGCGCTGGATTTCTTCCTGCTGATCATGTGCATTCCGGCGATTGCCGGGGAGTTCCATGCGCAGGTCTCGGCGGTTGCCGATGCGGTGTTTCTGACGCTGATCTTTCGTCCCGTGGGTGCGTTTCTCTTCGGGGCAATGGCGGACCGATTTGGGCGCAAGCGAACTCTGATCGTCAACATTCTGTGCTACTCGGTTATCGAGCTGAGCTGCGCCTTTGCGCCTTCGCTGCCGTGGCTGCTGGTGCTGCGGGCGCTGTTTGGTGTGGCAATGGGCGGGGTTTGGGGGGTAGGAGCAGCGCTGACCTTTGAGAGTTTGCCGAAAGAGGGCCGGGGAGTATTCTCTGGGATTCTGCAAGAAGGCTACGCGTTGGGATATCTGCTGGCGGCTGCGGCTTTCGGGCTGCTTTTCCCGTGGATTCACTGGCGTGGACTATTTGTTGTTGGAGCGGCCCCGGCGCTGCTGGTGTTTTTTGTGGAATCGAAGGTCGAGGAATCTCCCGTGTGGATCGCGGCCCGGCAGGAAGCGCGCAAGCGAAAGGCGGACGGAGTTGCGAGACCACCTCTGCTTGGCAAGCTGCTTACTTATGCGCCGACTTTTCTCTTTCTGATTGTTCTGATGTCTGCGTTTACCAGCTTTTCGCACGGAACGCAGGATATTTACCCGACGTTTTTGTTGAAAGGCCGAGGTTTTACGCCGGGGATGGTGGGGCTGCTGGCGGTGATCTACAACGTTGGCTCGCTGGCAGGCGGATTTGTCTTCGGCACGCTCTCAGAGCGATGGGGACGGAAGCGAGCGATCATTACGGCTGCGCTGCTGGCGATCCCGATTGTGCCGCTATTCGCTTATGGGCACTCGCCGCTGGTGCTGGGAGTGGGCGCATTTCTGATGCAGTTCATGGTGCAGGGAGCGTGGGGCGTGGTGCCGGCGTATCTCACGGAGCTTTCGCCGGGGCCGGTGCGGGCGATCTTTCCCGGGCTGGCTTACCAGCTCGGCAATCTGCTGACCTCGAGGAACCTGGTGATTCAGAACAAGCTGGCGGAGCGGTTTCACAACTTTTCGCCTGTGCTGGCGGGGACGGTGATCTTGGTTGCGCTGGCTCTGGCGCTGGTGACGGCTTGCGGACGGGAGAGCCGCGGCGTGGAGTTGGAGGCTGGGTGATTGGGAAGAAACTCACCAAGGGGAAAACCCAATGCTGCGGGAGCCGTTGATCACTTCTCTCATCCTGACATATTCAGGACTTATCTAGACTTATTCTGGGCAGCATTTCTTTTCTCTCAACCATGGCTCGCCAGGGTCTACCTCGGCAGCATCGATTTGACATTTGAAGGTTGCGGGCTATCATCGGGGGGGTGTTCGTCGAGGCGGGTGGTAGATGGCGTACCCATGCAGAACGCGCGAAAATCGCATCTCTAGCTCGTGGCTGGGCCATGTTCGCCGCTTTGCGCCCGGAGGGGTTTGTCTCCTCGTCTGCCTGGTGATGCAAGCCTGCCATAAGACTAGCCCGTCTGCACCTCCGGTCACGCTTACTCTCATTGACCAGGGCTGGCTTAGAAGCAACTATCAGGGTCGCCTCGGCGAGATAGCAGAGTTCACACGGCAGACTGGAATTCGAGTGGAGTTCCTGCCTGGACCCGAGACAGCAGCGGAGCAGCTGGCGGCCTATCGCAAAATGCTGGAGAACGGAGCAAAAGTACCAGATGTTTACACGATCGATGTGATCTGGCCTGGGATTCTCGCAGAGAACCTTCTCGACCTCAGGGCGTATATTCCGGAGCAAGAGATCCACGCACACTTTCCAGAGCTCATTGCCGCCAACACGGTCAACGGCAAACTTGTAGCACTGCCGTCCTTCTTGAACGAAGGCTCGTTGTTTTATCGCTCTGACCTGCTGCGGAAATACGGATATCGGGCGCCGCCGAAGGCATGGGAAGAGCTGGAAGCCATGGCGAGGCGGATTCAATCGGGCGAGCGTGCGAGCGGGAACAAAGATTTCTGGGGTTTCGTTTGGGAAGGAGCAGCTTCCGAGGCTCTGACCTGCAACGCGCTGGAATGGCAGGTGTCGGAGGGTGGCGGAACAATACTCGACAAGAACGGCAAGGTCACGGTCAACAACCCGCAGACCATTCGTGCATGGGATAGAGCCGCCCGCTGGGTAGGCTCCATTTCACCCCCCGGAGTGGTCGCGTTTAAAGAGTCGGATGCGGGTAACATGTGGCAAGCCGGAAAAGCAGCGTTCCTGCGCAATTGGTCAAGTGGATATATCGCCGCCCACGCTCCGGACTCCATGCTAAGGGACCGCTTTGACATCGCTCCCCTTCCGAGCGGCGCTGCCGGGGCAGCCGCAACCTTGGGTGGAGCTGGTTACGGGGTTTCGGCAC
This sequence is a window from Acidicapsa acidisoli. Protein-coding genes within it:
- a CDS encoding YceI family protein: MKVLKLASAALALIAPVAFAQTSSWKADSAHSEVDFSIKHLAISNVHGRFGKIDATIIYDDKDITKSSVNATIDVTGVDTGISPRDNDLKSDNYFDVEKYATATFTSTSVAKGGSGLQVSGNLTLHGVTKPVVLDVSGPTGPITGMDKKPHAGFEATTTIHRLDFGIGAKVPEAILSDAVQLTIELDAAKQ
- a CDS encoding MFS transporter; the protein is MLRRMSAGSFRSIGEHFGRLTRPQRHAFLASFLSWSLDALDFFLLIMCIPAIAGEFHAQVSAVADAVFLTLIFRPVGAFLFGAMADRFGRKRTLIVNILCYSVIELSCAFAPSLPWLLVLRALFGVAMGGVWGVGAALTFESLPKEGRGVFSGILQEGYALGYLLAAAAFGLLFPWIHWRGLFVVGAAPALLVFFVESKVEESPVWIAARQEARKRKADGVARPPLLGKLLTYAPTFLFLIVLMSAFTSFSHGTQDIYPTFLLKGRGFTPGMVGLLAVIYNVGSLAGGFVFGTLSERWGRKRAIITAALLAIPIVPLFAYGHSPLVLGVGAFLMQFMVQGAWGVVPAYLTELSPGPVRAIFPGLAYQLGNLLTSRNLVIQNKLAERFHNFSPVLAGTVILVALALALVTACGRESRGVELEAG
- a CDS encoding ABC transporter substrate-binding protein: MQACHKTSPSAPPVTLTLIDQGWLRSNYQGRLGEIAEFTRQTGIRVEFLPGPETAAEQLAAYRKMLENGAKVPDVYTIDVIWPGILAENLLDLRAYIPEQEIHAHFPELIAANTVNGKLVALPSFLNEGSLFYRSDLLRKYGYRAPPKAWEELEAMARRIQSGERASGNKDFWGFVWEGAASEALTCNALEWQVSEGGGTILDKNGKVTVNNPQTIRAWDRAARWVGSISPPGVVAFKESDAGNMWQAGKAAFLRNWSSGYIAAHAPDSMLRDRFDIAPLPSGAAGAAATLGGAGYGVSAHSLHPREAAMLVGFLCSRNLQVTRLGKTSDAPTISALYEEPQVLANNPHWPRVLEIFRKGIALRPSPQAGKMYPEVSRAYWEAVHTVLTRKKSATQAADELQAELERMLKTPVVRANAEFDKTAAQR